A window of Hordeum vulgare subsp. vulgare chromosome 5H, MorexV3_pseudomolecules_assembly, whole genome shotgun sequence genomic DNA:
actgggtgactataaagatgctctacaggtatctccgaaggtgttagttgagttagtatggatcaagactgggatttgtcactccgtgtgacggagaggtatctcggggcccactcggtaatacaacatcacacacaagccttgcaagcaatgtaacttagtgtaagttgcgggatcttgtattacggaacgagtaaagagacttgccggtaaacgagattgaaataggtatgcggatactgacgatcgaatctcgggcaagtaacataccgaaggacaaagggaatgacatacgggattatacgaatccttggcactgaggttcaaacgataagatcttcgtagaatatgtaggatccaatatgggcatccaggtcccgctattggatattgaccgaggagtctctcgggtcatgtctacatagttctcgaacccgcagggtctgcacacttaaggttcgacgttgttttatgcgtatttgagttatatggttggttaccaaatgttgttcggagtcccggatgagatcacggacgtcacgagggtttccagaatagtccggaaacgaagattgatatataggatgacctcatttgattaccggaaggtttttcggagttaccgggaatgtaccgggaatgacgaatgggttccgggagttcaccggaggggggcaacccactccggggaagcccataggtatttggggggggtcacaccagcccttagtgggctggtgggacagcccaccaatcccctatgcgccaaggaaggaaaaatcaaaggaaaggaaaaaaaaaggaagaagtgggaaaggggaaggactccctcccaccaaaccaagtaggactcggtttggggggggagagtcctcccccctggctcggccgaccccttggggttcccttggaccccaaggcaaggtccccctccctcctcctatatatatggggcttttagggcagatttgagacgactttctcacggctgcccgaccacatacctccatagtttttcctctagatcgtgtttctgcggagctcgggcggagccctgctgagacaagatcatcaccaacctccggagcgccgtcacgctgccggagaactcttctacctctccgtctctcttgctggatcaagaaggccgagatcatcgtcgagctgtacgtgtgctgaacgcggaggtgccgtccgttcggtgctagatcgtgggactgatcgcgggattgttcgcggggcggatcgagggacgtgaggacgttccactacatcaaccgcgatctcttatcgcttctgctgtacgatctacaagggtacgtagatcactcatcccctctcgtagatggacatcaccatgataggtcttcgtgcgcgtaggaaattttttgtttcccatgcgacgttccccaacaggctcttcctctcgacgtcagcaaagatcatcagggttgcatggacttgggggaacggatcctccttatcatcttcatcctgttcatggtccttctcactcggttgcccttcgctgaatctTTGGataaggaggcgacactgtcgagtggtatgcttcacatatatggggttgcgttcttcatccatcttcgtgtgaactggacaaggctggtccaggatggggttgttgaactgcttcttcttgggggtaaactgcgccttccctttgcccttgaacttggcattggtcacggctgcagcctctgcttgcggtgtgggcggagctttctgtttctgcttccgagtgttacctctgtcaacatcgccgactgtcttgtgcttgccgctccggatgcggtcctcttcttcgccatttgcatagcgagtcgctatctccatcatcttactcatggagatgtcgcctgttcgaccgaactttaggtacagctctctgtaccgtacgcctgccttgaaggcgcagactgcttgatgctcggtgacgttctccaccgtgtggtagagagttgtccatcgctggatgaagtcgcgcaggggctcattcggcttctggacacagtgctggagctccacaaggcctgcagggcgtttgcacgtcccttcgaaggtcctgacgaacactcgggccagatccgcccaactgtaaatgctcgagggggccaactggttcagccacgctcgcgccgagccgtcgagcatcggagggaggtgtttcatagcgacatggtcgtcccctcctccgatctggactgccactcggtagtcatccagccatgtttccggcttggactctcctgtaaacttactgattcccgctgccaatcggaagttgggcgggatgtcagccgagcggatggctcgactaaaacactcgggaccggacacgatggccctgcttccactcggacggtcgatatcgcgaccatcgcggtgggctcgacctctgtcgactcttcacTGGgtgatacgtcctcttgcgtcgggtcttgggtcgtaagtgtcgccgactgaacgccaatcatcatgatgtcgggacccatagggcccaccccgcggaggggtgcgtgagcggcggcgatcttcatggaCCACGGAACggttgcctcccctgtggcgctgatgggatccagggctgtgaaccgaccgatgcgtgttcgcgtggacAGAGctgttatagatccggttgtgtgactcggagactgccgaattctgctgttgcaccatgtgcaacagggctcggatctgctcgatccctctgccagcttctgaatcagacggctggagggaatcggctattttggcagctgcatccaagttgaggagaggtgtgcggaacagctccacgttgctccgccgagtgtgccgactagcagaacggcgaggtggacgacgtgcgccggacgttTCGTCGATCTCGCGCTCattccggccagcctgacggggatcttcatgggagttggccatgtgtacttctgctggaggcccgcgacccgcatactcggaaggaaactcagtcggaactgagcccgagcgctgggaacgcggggcaaccacaacagactccagaactgccacttgagaagacgcgatctgacacgctcgggcatgctgcacccaacgttggagacgcggacggcgggactgcttgttgcggcgcatgacggaggtgcaggtcgacaacggagccgattgttggagaagaagaacgccgtgggcgccggcacggaagtgcgtggccccgcgatggggaagcgcctcgacgtcgagaggcgcctcccgaagccaagCCGAATCGtagacggtgaaggagagagcgccgaagaagatctgatgacccatgctcgaatctccaccggacgacatgacgaaaagaagtagtcgcaaactcgccggaagtcgcttagacgcctgccccacggtgggcgccaactgtcgtgggtataagcctgacagtagatgtgtagggtacgaatgagatgggcagagtcctagctacggcgaggttgtatgagttcaggcccctctgcggtggaggtaacaaccctacgtctcagtgctctcggagcttgttgccgagtgtaatatggaatacaatgatttgctaacccttctactagtgggggagggcggcttatatagagtgcgctgccctccacaacggttccggtataagggcggagtagtggggattgaatgcatacgttacagataacgtatgctctaaatgctaataaatacacccgaaaacgtacgaccgtttccctccagggaggttacgatgtaccgagtgtatccagtcggttagcttggtattctccgaatgctagtatccgactggatgatataggacttgttgccgactggataatggggattccttaattcagtcggggtagacttagggtcttgtcctttgtgtggggtagtccttgggtaggacctgtatggcaggcctatgaccctaccctaggactatgaccccatcaatggcaaagtagtagcaacatcaatctcagagcatagtggatactagggatcaatccccatcaaaactaactcgattacatgatagatctcatcctactcatcaccgcccagtgagcctacaaatagattagtcacgaacgacgaagagcttcatggaattggagagggaagaaggttgatgacgacgatggcgacgatttcccctctccggagcccaagacggactccagatctgccctccagatgaagaacaggtggtggcggcgcctccgtatcgaaaacacgacgaaaacttctcttttttattttttctcggacgaaagggatcttatagagctggaattgggggcggcagagccgtgtgggccccacaagcctgcccaccgccaccagggggtggtggcggagccagggcttgtggcccactggcccaccccctgaggtggaacttggcgcaaatatttttcttattttccaaaactgctccccgtaaattttcaggacgtttggagaactttgatttctgcacaaaaataacaccaaggcaattctgctgaaaacagcgtcagtccaggttagttccattcaaatcatgcaaattagagtccaaaacaagggcaaaagagtttggaaaagtagatacgatggagacgtatcaagcgcaaGATCGCCCTATAGGAGAAAAGAGGAAGGACAAGAGGACCGATTCATGATGATGAATCCGTAGGGCATGGATGCAACCTCAAGAGAACGGAGATCATGTGCACGTGAAACATGGAGCTTCAAAATCTTATGTCCGATAGTGGTGGATTTGGCATCGATGGTGGTGTTGTgtttggaggtggtggagagggaggagggttcgACATTAGAGTGGTGGTGGCTTCGGCCATGGTGGTGGAGGTGGGTTTGGAGGTGGTGTTGGTTTCAACAATGGTGATGGAGGTGAGGTTGGTGCTTCGTCAAACCATgtggatggtggtggtggtggtggtgctcatTCTTCGGTCCAAGTTGAAGACGGTGGTGCACATTCTTCTGTCCAAGTTCATGAAGACGGCGGTGCTCACTCTTTAGTCAGTGTGGATGACGGCGATGGAGGTGCTAGGGGCGGTTATGATGGCGACAATCTTCACAACAATGAGGATGTTGCTTTATTTCTCTATGATCGGTGGTCATTTGAAcatcttttattttgtttgatcaCACATTTGTAATGCTAAACTTGCTACCTCGTATGTTGCGCATGATTTTGGATGTGATGAGCTAGTGCGATGAACATGATGAACTAGTGATGTATATATAATAAATTTTCATATGCAAACACTTGTCAATATTTGTTCTATGATTTGTTTTGCGGTACCGCGAACGTCCGGCGCGAATCAAATCCCGTAAATTCATCCCACGAAACATTTGCGGGGTGGATTTGCGGGATCTGTTCCGCCGGAGGGCTCACGGTACCGCAAAAAGTTTTACATAAGCCCGTAAATAATTTTTGCAGGACAAGGGTTTACTCGAGCCGCTAAAGATTATCTTATTCCCAACACCTTGTAAAGTACAAGTTTGTAAGACGATACCTTTTCTGTTTCCTCTTATAGAAATATGTCCAAAGATTGTTTTGGTAAGAACATGTATTGATCAGCCCAAATCACAAAGGCACAACTAGATGAGGTTTTTTTACAAGTATAAATCTAATAACATTACATCAATTGCATCTTCATCAGTGACGCTAACAAAATCAGCACTCCTACCTAATAGAACACCACAATAATATCGCACAAACTCTCATGTACACACCATCTTCGCGGAGGAAAAAGCGACAATGGGAAAGAAACACAAACGAAATCAACAATCTTGCAGTCAATCCGCCAACTCCAAAACCAATATAAAGCATCGCCCTTCACAAATCTTATGGTATGTACATCATTGCCTGTTAAGATAATTCAAAAGAAATACTTATCCAAATGAGCAAAAGTAAAAttgaagagaaaagaaaagaatttCTCATCGACTATGAGCTGTGTGTAGTGACTTTGTCAATCCCAAGGTCTAACGGTTCGGTGTCGCGGTTTCACGGAGGTGCTCAATGCGTATGGTTGCATGCATATATTCATAGGTATGAGCGTGCCAGCATGTTGTGAGCGCCTGCATTTGTACCATGTTTCTTGAAAAAAAGTTTTAGGAAAACTCTTTTTAGGGAGTTTGTGTGCTCCTTTGATGCAATTCAAGGCCCTATGGAGTAGTGACAAGCACACGTTTCACActgaaaataaaaagagagagaaaagcaTCCGCCTCTTGCATTGATTAATTTGGACAAAATCACTCTCAAGTACtgtatttgtcaaaaacagatggTCAAAAGAAGTGGAGTACAGTACTTCAGGTTGACCCACCGTCACAAATTTGAGTGTCAAAGGTAAATTGACCATGGAAAATTAGAGTACTCTGCAATATTCCTTCAGGACAACAATAACACAATGAAGAAGAAAACATGAGAGATCTTGTTTCAGCATTGTCTCAGAGGGATGTCTTTTATTACaaaaataactgtctagaaagtgaAGGAATGTATGTAAATTTGGAGGGAAAAAGCTTTAACGTCTACCACAGCGGATTGCGTTGCTTATACAGCAGAAAAACTGCTAGGACGAAAATGATGAAGCACCTAAACAATGACATGGATGCAGCAACCTTGGCCAAGGGCCTAGCAAGCACAGCAGAGGAGATCATGGCACATACCTCAATGAAATGGTCCATCAGAAGCTCACCCTGTGGCACAGCCACCACCACCTTGGAAGAACTGCCTACTTCTCTGCTTGAGTGTTTGTTGCCTCCATGGACAGCATTCTGTTGCTTGCTCATGGGTCTCATGGCGTCGAGCTTTGCGCAGATCTCGGCCAGCACTTGCATCTGCGCGTCGCCTCTGGACATGCTGGTCTGCCTCGTTCTGCTGAGCTCGGTCGCGAGGGTCTGCACGCTGGATTTGATCTCATCAATGCCAGCTCCCAGATCAGCAATGGCGCCGTTTGCGCGCTCGTCGCTTGGCTTGGGGTCGTTGCAGTCACCGCGCCGCGTCGACGACGAGATCACGTCGTCTTCTTCGGAGATGATCTCCGGCGATGACCTCCTGCTGGATCTCGGAGGGGCATGGGACGCGACGCTCTCCGGCGCTTCAAACTTGTCATGGACATTGGGTATGCCACATTGCGCAGAGTAGCTCGGCGCCCGCGGGAGACGGTGGGAGGACGACCGGTGCAGCCTCGGCAACGCGTGGTGGCTCACGTTGGACCTCACCCACTCCTTCTCCCTCCGGATCACCTCCCCTATGTCCGACACCGTCCTCGCCGGCCTGCTGTCGCCGACGTCCTCAGACGCGTCGAGATCCGAGCACAGCTCCTCGAGCCTCGCCGCCGGGAGGGAGGCGTTCCGCCCCGACGAGACGTCTTTCTGGGCCAGCCGCCTTAGCCAGGGGAGGTCGATGACGCCGTCCCGGCCGGGGGCCGGCGCTTGGGGACCATTGCTGCCGCAGACGACCAGCAGGCGGTTCTTGAGGGAGGTGATGTCCATCTCCTGGCTGAAGACGACGGCCTTGAGGAAGGCCAGGGAGTCCTCGTCGTGCAGGATCCTCTCCTCCGCCACCCGCCGGAACTGGTCGGCCTCCATCCGCACCGCCGCCTTCTCCCCCTGCAGCCGCAGGATCATGGCCAACGCCTCGTCGGCCCCCGACGACGCCGCCTGCCTCTCCTCCTCCAGCTCGGCCTTGAGCATCTCGACGGCAAGACTCTGCTGCCGCAGAGCCTCCCGCAAGGCCTCCATTTcgccgtcgtcttcatcgtctccGGCCATGGCGCAGGGCGATTAAATCAAGCAAAAATGGGGAACCTGTGCGCACCTCTGGAAATTAACTACCAGATCGGTAGAAAATCATAAAAATGATTCAAGCAGATATTTTCAGATAGCAGATCTTGCTTCGAGGTGATTCGTTGGGATTGGGCATCACCCATCACCAAGAAAAGGAACTTGACAAGTCGGCCATGAAAGTGAAAGGACAGGAGAAATGAAGGATCAGGAACACAACACCTACCTGACAGGGATCTTCTTGTAGCCACAGCATCCAGCTTGTCTCAAGGattaaagtgacaataattgacgACTTCAAGCTAGCGTTGATTTAAGCTCCGTATTCGCTGTCATTATCAAGAACAAAGCTGTAGTGCCAAAGAGTGGCCTCCGTCCGGTTGGTAATACGTGTAGTATTAAATTCGTGGTTGATCGCCTTTCTTTCCAATTTGATTCTTTCTTTAtctaattcaattcagttatagtTCTTCCCATATCCTGCCGACTTGGGTGTTTTCTTTTGGGATTACCTACCGGCCGACTTGTTTTGTTTTAGGGGTTCTGCCGACTTGTTGATTGAGAAAAGATAAGAGGGCAACAATCCAAGTCAACCTTGTAATGTGGGCCCTAGATAGCCGTCCACAATTCAGTGTCTTGTGATGGGCTACGTTTTGGTTGGACACGGAGAACGACAGTTTTTTAAACGTTACTCAAACAAAAAGACAGTTTTTTAAACGACCGGCCAGAAGAAGCACCGACAGCCAACTATTGGTGGGTCAAGAGCAGCCAGGTGGAGGAGCATATCATTTCGCTCACAAAACTtcgttagagcaactccaacgccaCGGTTAAAAGGACCGCGTTTTTGTTCATTTGGATCGATCGTCTGTTCGACTTTCATCATATTTAATATTTGAGTCGGCAATACACATAGTGTCCACGATCTATTTCATGTCCGAGCACACATTTGAAAAGGTTCGTGGTCGTAGGTCAAGCCAGCGGCTATGTCGTTGTTCAAAGTTCATGTCGGCACCAATGCCAATGTCAGCTAAAAAAAACACCACACAGTTCATGCTGACACATTTGCGAGCGGTCAGCACACATGTCAGCACACAAAACGGGGCGAGAGTTCGACCACGCCATCGCGGTTGTGGTCATGCCAGCATACTTGCCGGCATAAAAAAGGATGACGCTCGCCGCCATAGATCACTCACCGTCGAACTTAAGCATGTCGGTCTGCATATTCTTGAACCACAGCCTCTTCTTTGGCAACACTATGTTgagatccaccttcatgatctccacccCCGTCGTCATTCTAGCGAGAGACACTTCTTTCGTCTTGGTCTTAGCATTGGTGGCATCGATCTCTAGCATCTTGGCTTGGTTCTTCGTCTCCATCtcaagcatcttggcttgcttctccgCATCCATCTCAAACCTCTTCCTTTGGATCTCTATGAAGGCGTTCATTTGCTCTTCCTTGTCTTGTCGATGCTGCAAAATTCAGAACAAATTGGAACCTTTAACTAgaattctctttctttttttgaaTTGCAGTAGTGAACTACTCTTAAATTGGTATTATCTCCCCTCCTTCAATTTTCCATGGCATAATAAAATATTATGGCTTTATGCTTAATCCGTGTATAGGTGAACTTTAGGTCCGAATAAAGTTTTAGGTAGGCCAAAGCATAACCTCAAACCGAAGGGGCGGAAAGGATTCGGGATAACCAGGCCTAGCAGAAGCTCCATCTCTTGCTTGCTGTCTACTGATTTTGGATAGTGAGTGCCCCTGCCTGTTGAGTGGCAAGTTTCTCTTTTCGATAGAATGTTTTTGGTCATTTGACGCAACTCGTGCATTGAGTCCTTCTTGGTCGTCATGCCTTCCACGGTTGCGATCAAGGTGATCGACGTCGCATCTCGCTTTtcctccttcttggagttggTATTCCCCCGCGGTCGTGGCTTCTCGCcctccccaacctcctccacgGCTTTCTTCCCCCCACGCGCCATGATGGGGGCATATTGTGTCTTGAACTTCTCCTCATCTTTGATGATCCTCCAACAATGAGAGAGGTGGAAGGAATTGCCTTCGTGTTGGACCTTGAATGCCTCCAAAGCTTGGAATGCCTACAAATGAATTGCATGCGAGCATATTGgcaaatggatatggaaatggacatgcaagtgttggaaatatgccctagaggcgataataaattggttattattatatttccttggtcatgatgatcgtttattatccatgctagaattgtattgcttggaaactcaaatacatgtgtgtatagatagacaacacattgtccctagtgagcctctcaaggactagctcgttgatcaaagatggtcaaggtttcctggccatagacatgagacgtcatttgataacgtgatcacatcattaggagaatgatgtgatggacaagacccaaactattaacgtagcatgtgattgtctcagtttattgctactattttgtgcatgtcaagtatctgtttctatgaccatgagatcatgcaactcccggacaccagaggaatgcctcgtgtgtatcaaacgtcacaatgtaactgggtgactataaaggtgctctacaggtatcttcgagggtgtctgttgggttggcatgaatcgagactaggatttgtcacttcgtatgacagagaggtatctctaggggccacttggtaatacaacatcacaagaagcttgcaagcaatgtgactaaggagttagtcacgagatcttgtattacagaatgattaaagagacttgctggtaacgagattgaactaggtatagagataccgacgattgaatctcaggcaagtaacataccgatagacaaatggaatagtatacgggatttattgaatccttgacatcgtggttcgaccgataaagatcttcatagaatatgtaggagccaatattgacatctaggtcccgctattggttattggccagagagtgtctcggtcatgtctgcatagttctcgaacccacgagGTTTGTACACTaaaggtttggtgacgatttg
This region includes:
- the LOC123452360 gene encoding uncharacterized protein LOC123452360 isoform X2 produces the protein MAGDDEDDGEMEALREALRQQSLAVEMLKAELEEERQAASSGADEALAMILRLQGEKAAVRMEADQFRRVAEERILHDEDSLAFLKAVVFSQEMDITSLKNRLLVVCGSNGPQAPAPGRDGVIDLPWLRRLAQKDVSSGRNASLPAARLEELCSDLDASEDVGDSRPARTVSDIGEVIRREKEWVRSNVSHHALPRLHRSSSHRLPRAPSYSAQCGIPNVHDKFEAPESVASHAPPRSSRRSSPEIISEEDDVISSSTRRGDCNDPKPSDERANGAIADLGAGIDEIKSSVQTLATELSRTRQTSMSRGDAQMQVLAEICAKLDAMRPMSKQQNAVHGGNKHSSREVGSSSKVVVAVPQGELLMDHFIEAMMYIP
- the LOC123452360 gene encoding uncharacterized protein LOC123452360 isoform X1; this encodes MAGDDEDDGEMEALREALRQQSLAVEMLKAELEEERQAASSGADEALAMILRLQGEKAAVRMEADQFRRVAEERILHDEDSLAFLKAVVFSQEMDITSLKNRLLVVCGSNGPQAPAPGRDGVIDLPWLRRLAQKDVSSGRNASLPAARLEELCSDLDASEDVGDSRPARTVSDIGEVIRREKEWVRSNVSHHALPRLHRSSSHRLPRAPSYSAQCGIPNVHDKFEAPESVASHAPPRSSRRSSPEIISEEDDVISSSTRRGDCNDPKPSDERANGAIADLGAGIDEIKSSVQTLATELSRTRQTSMSRGDAQMQVLAEICAKLDAMRPMSKQQNAVHGGNKHSSREVGSSSKVVVAVPQGELLMDHFIEVCAMISSAVLARPLAKVAASMSLFRCFIIFVLAVFLLYKQRNPLW